A single window of Chitinophagales bacterium DNA harbors:
- a CDS encoding GNAT family N-acetyltransferase, which yields MQTIHVVIAENHHALYAPAICKMIAESAAQRGTGIAKRSPEEIAAKIEAGKAVIALCGEELVGFCYIQEWQEGEFSSNSALIVHPHYRSRGIAKAIKEKAFELARQKFPNAKLFGLTTSLPVMKINSELGYKPVTFNLIPSDDQFWEGCKGCVNHDILIRMNRKHCLCNALLFDPEKEEQKKLEEEIKNHLEFFKQTTEQKKTEPLLVS from the coding sequence TTGTAATAGCTGAAAATCATCATGCCTTATATGCACCTGCCATTTGCAAAATGATTGCAGAATCGGCTGCTCAAAGAGGTACAGGTATTGCGAAGCGATCTCCAGAAGAGATTGCGGCCAAAATCGAAGCGGGAAAGGCTGTTATCGCTCTCTGCGGAGAAGAATTGGTTGGTTTTTGTTATATACAAGAGTGGCAAGAAGGGGAGTTTAGTTCTAATTCAGCTTTGATTGTACATCCCCATTATAGAAGTAGGGGCATCGCCAAAGCCATCAAAGAAAAAGCCTTTGAATTGGCCCGTCAAAAATTTCCAAATGCCAAACTTTTCGGATTGACCACCAGTTTACCTGTCATGAAAATCAACTCAGAATTGGGTTACAAACCTGTTACCTTCAACCTGATACCATCAGATGACCAATTTTGGGAAGGCTGTAAAGGCTGCGTCAACCATGACATTTTGATCCGAATGAACAGAAAACACTGCCTGTGTAACGCTTTGCTGTTTGACCCCGAAAAAGAAGAACAAAAAAAGCTGGAAGAAGAAATTAAAAACCATCTTGAGTTTTTCAAACAAACAACAGAACAAAAAAAAACTGAACCATTATTGGTGTCATAA
- a CDS encoding argininosuccinate synthase codes for MKVVLAFSGGLDTSYCVKYLSQEKGLEVHSAIVNTGGFSKTELEEIEERAYSLGVESHVTLDETESYYQNCIKYLIYGNILRNGTYPLSVSSERMFQAIATIKYAQLIDAKYIAHGSTGAGNDQVRFDMAFQILAPEIEILTPIRDQKLSRQVEIEYLQNLEVKGNWEKSLYSINKGLWGTSVGGKETLTSNEGLPNEAFPSQLQENKPSDLELEFVKGELKGVNGTYFEDSVAAIQEVERLGNAYAIGRDIHVGDTIIGIKGRVGFEAAAPALILKAHHLLEKHTLTKWQLYWKEQLGNWYGMLLHEGQYLEPVMRDIEAFLDNSQETVSGKVFIKLLPYRFELQGIDSPHDLMNAKFGAYGEMNKAWTADDAKGFIKILGTPLKIHQAVNKLNAETERR; via the coding sequence ATGAAAGTCGTATTAGCATTCAGTGGTGGATTGGACACTTCCTATTGTGTCAAATATTTGAGTCAAGAAAAAGGCTTAGAAGTACATTCTGCCATCGTAAATACAGGCGGTTTTTCAAAAACCGAATTGGAGGAAATTGAAGAAAGGGCATACAGTTTGGGCGTAGAAAGCCATGTCACTTTAGACGAAACCGAGAGTTACTACCAAAACTGCATCAAATACCTCATCTATGGCAATATTCTACGAAACGGGACCTACCCTTTATCTGTTAGTTCTGAGCGAATGTTTCAAGCAATCGCCACCATCAAATATGCCCAACTCATTGACGCAAAATACATTGCACACGGCAGCACAGGCGCAGGAAACGACCAAGTCCGCTTCGATATGGCTTTCCAAATTTTAGCTCCCGAAATCGAAATCCTTACCCCCATCCGTGACCAAAAACTCTCTCGTCAAGTCGAAATCGAATACCTTCAAAACTTGGAAGTAAAAGGTAATTGGGAAAAATCTCTCTACTCCATCAACAAAGGTTTGTGGGGAACAAGCGTAGGCGGCAAGGAAACTTTGACCTCCAATGAAGGACTGCCCAACGAAGCATTTCCGAGTCAACTGCAAGAAAATAAACCAAGTGATTTGGAATTGGAATTCGTAAAAGGAGAATTGAAGGGGGTAAATGGAACGTATTTTGAAGACTCCGTAGCTGCAATTCAAGAAGTCGAAAGATTGGGCAATGCCTATGCAATTGGGCGAGACATTCATGTTGGGGATACAATTATAGGCATCAAAGGTCGAGTTGGTTTTGAAGCTGCTGCTCCTGCATTGATTCTCAAAGCCCATCACCTGCTCGAAAAACACACGCTTACCAAATGGCAATTGTATTGGAAAGAACAGTTGGGCAATTGGTACGGAATGTTGCTACACGAAGGACAATATTTAGAACCTGTGATGCGAGACATTGAAGCCTTTCTCGACAATTCACAAGAAACGGTATCGGGTAAGGTTTTTATCAAACTCCTCCCCTATCGCTTTGAACTGCAAGGCATTGATTCACCGCATGATTTGATGAATGCCAAATTCGGAGCCTATGGAGAAATGAACAAGGCATGGACAGCAGACGATGCAAAGGGGTTTATTAAGATTTTGGGAACGCCATTGAAAATTCATCAGGCGGTGAATAAATTGAACGCTGAGACAGAGAGACGCTGA